GGAAAAATGGAAGAAGTTTGAGAAGAAAAGAACCTGTACATAGCATGAGGAGGAAAGCATGAGACAGACATTGAAAAACGTCCTGGAGCAGAATCAGATCCTGGTCATCGATGGTTCCATGGGCACGGCGCTGGAAAACCTGGGGGCGGATCTGAACAACAGCCTGTGGACCGCCCGGGTGCTGGCCGACCGGCCGGAACTGGTGAAACAGGTCCATCTGGAGTATTTCCGGGCCGGGGCCGATGCGGGGATCACCTGCAGCTATCAGGCTTCCATCCCAGGCCTTATGGCCAATGGGTTCAGCCGGCAGGCTGCGGAAGACCTGATCACCCGGTCGGTGACCCTTTTCCAGGAAGCCCGCCAAGAATGGTGGGACCAGGAAGGGAAGGCTGCCGGACGGGCCTGGCCCCTGTGCCTGGCCGGAGTGGGGCCCTACGGCGCCTATCTGGCAGATGGCTCGGAGTACCGGGGCCATTACGGTCTCAGCGACCGGGAATTGTATGATTTCCATAAGCGGAGGGCCCAGCTGCTGTGGGAAGCCGGTGCGGATGTGCTGCTGTTCGAGACCCAGCCCGGGCTCCAGGAAGCACTGGTGGAAGCCCGGATCGCCCGGGAACTGGTGGCCACGTTCTGGATCAGCTTTTCCTGCCGGGATGGGCTTCACAACTGTGAAGGGATGCCTCTGCGGGAGGCG
This region of Acidaminococcus timonensis genomic DNA includes:
- the mmuM gene encoding homocysteine S-methyltransferase, producing MRQTLKNVLEQNQILVIDGSMGTALENLGADLNNSLWTARVLADRPELVKQVHLEYFRAGADAGITCSYQASIPGLMANGFSRQAAEDLITRSVTLFQEARQEWWDQEGKAAGRAWPLCLAGVGPYGAYLADGSEYRGHYGLSDRELYDFHKRRAQLLWEAGADVLLFETQPGLQEALVEARIARELVATFWISFSCRDGLHNCEGMPLREAAAEVVRQFPEVEALGVNCTKPEYIGSLIGELKAASHRPVFVYPNSGEEYDPVTKTWHGVGTDRKFGDYALEYMEAGAVAVGGCCTTVAEHIRQVVQARERFLGETHER